A window from Populus trichocarpa isolate Nisqually-1 chromosome 3, P.trichocarpa_v4.1, whole genome shotgun sequence encodes these proteins:
- the LOC7458175 gene encoding putative F-box protein At5g55150: MAECYNLPQDCNNLAIQQLPGLILPPGSLKRSSKTHQFLPLKQIFNKDDNQDSPAPNKPLMLTIPLAGKYCGSYRGWLILEDRKEEAFTNKINKDMLVLNPVSGEKFELPDVSTLPPYGTDGVPSWYPRSCSIEKVVLSCCPNPSESNSCLVLAIYNYGQIAYCKLGNREWRSIGFGHSSIDHEGYLDAVYCHDRFYVLHVTKKLFVCNFDGSDLCINELINSVPRTRNSSFKTFEHLYLVEAQGELLIVVRRKDGGDQPALTSQFLLYKLDSDSYYRDKHEKVIDYDWDKHQVRSLGDYALFLGPTHMQPFTLPESEASSLKGNCIYYTDQSVNAKGCKNKQIRYDAGVYNLETACFEQFPTTSSTQKMHMIWITPHGIV; encoded by the coding sequence ATGGCTGAGTGCTATAACCTTCCTCAAGATTGCAATAACTTAGCGATTCAGCAACTTCCAGGTCTTATACTACCTCCTGGTAGCCTCAAGAGGTCCTCCAAGACACACCAATTCTTGCCTCTGAAACAAATCTTCAACAAGGATGATAACCAAGATAGCCCTGCCCCTAACAAACCGCTAATGCTAACAATCCCGCTAGCTGGTAAATATTGCGGGTCTTATCGAGGGTGGTTGATCTTGGAGGACAGAAAAGAGGAAGCATtcaccaataaaataaacaaggacATGCTTGTCCTGAATCCTGTCTCGGGTGAAAAATTCGAACTTCCTGATGTGTCCACACTCCCTCCTTATGGCACAGACGGTGTTCCATCATGGTATCCTAGATCATGCTCTATTGAGAAAGTTGTTTTATCTTGTTGTCCAAACCCCTCAGAATCAAATTCATGCTTGGTCTTGGCCATTTATAATTATGGTCAGATTGCTTATTGCAAATTGGGGAACAGAGAGTGGAGAAGCATTGGATTTGGACATTCTTCAATTGACCACGAGGGTTATTTGGACGCGGTTTATTGCCACGACCGGTTCTATGTGTTGCATGTAACTAAGAAGTTATTCGTCTGTAATTTCGACGGGTCTGATCTATGTATCAATGAATTGATAAACAGTGTTCCACGCACTCGGAATTCCAGTTTCAAAACGTTCGAGCATCTATACTTGGTGGAAGCACAAGGCGAGTTGTTGATTGTGGTGCGCAGAAAGGACGGAGGTGATCAACCTGCACTAACCTCACAGTTCCTACTGTACAAACTGGATTCCGATTCCTATTATCGggataaacatgaaaaagttaTTGACTATGATTGGGATAAACATCAAGTCAGGAGTTTGGGTGATTATGCCTTATTTCTGGGACCAACGCATATGCAACCATTTACTTTACCAGAGTCAGAGGCATCGAGCTTAAAGGGAAATTGCATCTATTACACGGATCAATCTGTCAATGCAAAGGGCTGCAAGAATAAGCAAATAAGATATGATGCAGGTGTCTATAACTTGGAGACCGCTTGTTTTGAGCAATTCCCTACTACTTCCTCAACACAAAAGATGCATATGATTTGGATTACCCCCCATGGCATAGTGTAG